The Cohnella abietis genome has a segment encoding these proteins:
- a CDS encoding GntR family transcriptional regulator, with product MAKPSQRVPLYTQIRQYILKQIEQKIWLPNDKIPSENEFAEQFKVSRITVKNALSELIEDGLIFRVQGKGSFVSPTPSGEPLIYHSEPTNNKNKDLVAYLMPRLANTFTAQMLDGIESELSKQGYRLIFCKTHDSQETEKEILREVINLGVKGIIIFPVDGETYSEDILRLTLNEFPLVVVDRYLRGIETNCVCADNVEGAREATSHLVSLGHTRIGFISTAFQGTTSIEDRLSGYEKALAEHNIPVDHRLRLVQFDTEQMNLILEDGIADEPIKKEIQSFLQQNPEISAIFAANAAVGLSVIEAAVEIGIRVPEDLSVVFFDNYELSAISSVPPTCVSQEEKNIGAEAVRLLVSIMENPKQERKRIILPTKLIVRKSTASCKVVQNSL from the coding sequence ATGGCAAAGCCTTCTCAACGAGTTCCACTATATACGCAAATACGCCAATATATACTGAAACAAATCGAACAAAAAATATGGCTCCCCAATGATAAAATACCTTCTGAGAATGAATTTGCAGAACAATTCAAGGTCAGTCGGATTACAGTGAAGAACGCACTATCCGAGCTAATTGAAGATGGGTTGATCTTTCGAGTACAGGGTAAAGGCTCTTTCGTTTCCCCTACCCCGTCCGGTGAACCTCTTATCTACCACTCAGAACCTACTAACAACAAAAATAAGGATTTGGTAGCTTATCTCATGCCACGTCTTGCTAACACATTCACTGCCCAAATGCTTGACGGCATTGAAAGTGAGTTATCCAAACAAGGATATCGCCTTATATTTTGCAAAACCCACGATTCACAGGAAACGGAAAAAGAAATTTTACGTGAAGTTATCAATCTCGGAGTCAAAGGGATCATCATATTTCCAGTGGATGGAGAAACTTACAGCGAGGATATTTTACGCTTAACGTTAAATGAATTTCCACTAGTCGTAGTAGACCGATATTTGCGGGGGATTGAGACGAACTGTGTCTGCGCAGATAATGTCGAAGGTGCACGTGAAGCAACTTCGCATCTTGTTTCATTAGGTCACACTAGAATTGGATTTATTTCCACCGCATTTCAGGGTACAACCAGCATAGAAGATCGTTTGAGCGGTTATGAGAAAGCACTTGCCGAACACAACATTCCTGTAGACCATCGTCTGCGTCTTGTTCAATTTGATACGGAGCAGATGAATTTAATATTAGAAGATGGAATTGCCGACGAGCCTATAAAGAAGGAAATTCAATCCTTCCTCCAACAAAATCCGGAAATATCAGCTATATTTGCCGCCAATGCTGCTGTAGGTCTATCAGTCATTGAAGCAGCCGTCGAAATAGGGATTCGCGTGCCTGAGGATTTATCTGTCGTGTTTTTTGATAATTATGAGCTTTCAGCGATATCCAGCGTTCCTCCAACCTGTGTCAGTCAAGAAGAGAAAAATATAGGTGCAGAAGCTGTCCGACTGTTGGTCTCGATCATGGAGAATCCAAAGCAGGAGCGGAAAAGAATCATCTTGCCAACCAAACTCATTGTAAGAAAATCGACCGCCAGCTGTAAGGTTGTTCAAAATAGTTTATAG